ACCGCCGTAAAGAACATCAATGCAATCACAAAGTTGTAGCAGTAATTACCCTAAATTACACGGAAAATGTTTACTGCTTAACAGTACCGGAATACCATAACTTTGCTCTCAAAGCTGGGGTATTTGTTCATAATTGCGGGATGAGTGCCATTAAAACCCCATTTACTGCAGAACAACTAGAAGGTAAACTGAAGAAAATCCGCTTAGATATTGAAGCAGCAATTCCTACTGGTTTCAACGAAAACAAAGACGTTGAAAAAACCGTCACCAACTGGCAACGCTGGGCTGATTTTTCAGACTTACATCGAGGGGTGCAAGACTTGCAAGGCAAAGCGATGAAACAGATGGGTTCTCTCGGTGGGGGAAATCACTTTATAGAGGTATGCATTGATACAGAGAACCAAGTTTGGCTGATGTTGCATTCTGGTTCACGCAACATCGGTAATAATCTCGCTCAATGCCACATTCACACAGCTAAAGAATTAGCGAAAATGGCAGGTAATCACTTACCTGACCCAGATTTAGCTTATTTCGTCGCTGGGACACCAGAATTTCAAGCTTACTGGCATGATTTACAGTGGGCGCAAGATTATGCGCGTGTTAACCGTGATGTGATGATGGCGAGATTTAAGCGCATCGTTGAAAAACATTTAGCAGGAGGGAAAGCAGCTAAACCCTTATTGCAAGTAAATTGTCATCACAATTATGCCGAAAAAGAAGTACATTTTGGCGAAAATGTGTATGTGACTCGCAAGGGTGCAGTCCGCGCCGAAATAGAAGACTATGGGATTATTCCTGGTTCAATGGGAGCAAAATCTTTCATCGTTAAAGGTAAAGGAAATGCTGACAGCTTTTGTTCTTGCAGTCACGGTGCTGGGCGTTTATTGTCTAGAAATAAGGCAAAAAATGTCTACACTCTCGATGATTTAATTGAGCAAACCAAAGGCGTAGAATGCCGCAAAGATGAGGGTGTATTAGATGAAATTCCTGGTGCTTATAAGCCGATAGAGGAAGTCATTAATCAACAAACAGACCTTGTAGAATTAGTTGCTACTTTAAAGCAAGTTGTATGTGTTAAAGGTTAATGAATAGTAGTATAATGCTTTAAAGATAAGCTATAAAACTTGTTAATGAAGCGTTATACAAATATTACTAAGGAAAAAATTCAACATCTGCTTTTCTCAAAAACTGTTGAAGAAGCAGCGGAGATTTGTGGGGTTTCTATCAGTACCTTTAGAAGAAGGATGAAAGAATACGGTATTCCAAATTCTGTTTATATTCAATCTGCAAATACTAGAAAGCTGCGTTCGGAAGCCATGAAGTTAGCTCATGCAAAAGATCCAACTCTTTCGATACGTCAGACAAAAGCTATAAGAGAACTTGGCATTCTTAGAAAAGGTAAATCCAATATTGAGTTTTATGGAGTCGAAAAAGCTAAGTTCATATCTAAGCAAAACAGTCTAGGTCATCTAGGTTACAAACATACAAAAGAAACTAGAGCTAAGTTTAGTCAACAACGTAGAGGTCGAATTCTATCGCCTGAACATCGTATATTATTATCAAAACGACGTAAAGATGGTTTTGCTAGTGGAAGATTGAAATTAAGTCCTAAAGCTGGATTTGGTAAAGGTGGTTTTAGGAAAGATATTGGACATTATGTACGTAGTTCATACGAGCATGTATTTGCGCTATGGCTCATACATCAAGGTTTATATTATAAGTATGAACCTCAAGTTTTTACACTCAATATCAATAACGAAGTTACCACGTTTACACCTGACTTTTGGGTTGATGGTTACTGGTTTGAGATAAAAAATCCTTACAACATTACTCTCAGTTCTTTTCAGGAAAAGCTAAAAGAGTTCAAGCTCCAATATCCTGATGAAGTGATTTTTATAATTGTTGGCGATTCAACATGGAATAATCCTGAAGCTATTAATGTAACAATATCTAATTTACCTGAATTAGCCGAACTAATAGTGATGCTTAAACAAGTCGTCTGCATCAAAGACTAACTCCAATAAACCCAGTTTATTCACCACTAATAAATTCCCAAAATTAATCACCTTCTACTAATTATTTTGTGGAACGGGCATCCTTGCCCGTTAAATACTCGCTTTGCGCTTGCCTTGACACCTATCCCACGAGAAAATTTTGAGCGTTTTTATTTGTAAATCCCCTAGTATGTTGAGATTATATGAAATTCGTTGTCTCAACTTTTTAAGCTGCGAGAAACCTCACAATATCATTCTAAATTTTTCAGGTAAATGAAGTACACTCTTAGGGGCACGGCAGTGCCGTGCCCTTACAATAATCTGTAACCCACGTGAAAGTGGCCTAAGAAGAGAAGTTGCAATCTGCTTTATGAATTATGAATTAATTAGCTAACTGACAAGCCGTGAATCTTTTTGCTGTTCTTCTTGTTCCTGTTTTTGTAGAAGCTGTTCACATAGTTGATTCAGGTCAGAATTTCGTTGTTGAATAATTTGTGTTGCCAATTTTATTAACTGCTTGATATTTTCAGGACTTGCATCATCCATATCGTCTTTAGCTGTCATTAGTTGTCCTTGGAAGCGATAGTATTGTTTGGGAAAACCGTCAACTTTTGGTAACAATTGTTCTAACTGACAAGCTACCGACTCACTATTACCATCTAAAGTAATATTCACTAATGGTTCTACCCATTGAATCAGTCCCCAATTTGCCGCTTGTTCGTAATTGTATTTACGGGTTAAAGAACCTGTACCCAAAGAAACAACTAGGATATCATTAAAGCTTAGTGGTTGTTTGTCAGGTGTTTGAGGATCTGGTTTTTGAGCATGAATTATGGCTTCCATAATCGCCAGAGTGGTGGGATTGTTGGCAAAAACGCTACCATCAATCAACGTATAGTAACCATGAGCAGTTTGATCGATAGTATTAACTTTATAAGGCTTGAAAAAAGTCGGGGCTGCAGAAGTTGCCATCGCCGCTTGTTTCATGGTATACCCTTCGCATACTTTGCGGAAGTTTTCACCTAATTTTTGTTTCCTAACATTATTTGTGAAAAAAATAGGCATCCGCAGATTAATATCATAGCTGGGGATGAAAAGTTCTGTTAGTGCCTCGCTAATCAGCGCGTCTTGAAAAAATTCTGTTAATACTTCGTCTCTACCCTTAGAAGAATATTTTGCCCGTACAATGTCATCAACTGAGATCAAACGGTTTGTCCATGACTCGAAAAAAATGCGATGTCCATTCTTGCGATACACGTCAATCAGCTCCTCCGCTTTATAATGAGGTTGATTCTGATCATTGGGGTGTGGCTTAGTGAGTCCTGCGGCTAGAATACCTCCCGTTGACGTACCAGCAATCAGGTCAAACAGTTGACAAATTGGCTTTTGTGTACGTTTTTCAATCTCGGCTAAAATTATCGCTGGAATAATGCCTCGAATACCGCCACCGTCAATTGACAAAACTTTATATTTATAAGGCATACATCCTCTATTTGTACCCAAATATACTGTGATTTTCTTGATGCTATAGTATAATACAAGGCTAAACTATAGTAGTTCTACCAATTTTCATAAAATTTAGCCAAAAAAAAGACTTGGAGCCTTTGTAAACGCCAAGTCGGAAATTTTATTTTTCTTAAATCAAGAATCTAGATTAGAGGGTCAAAGATTGAGGATTCGTTTCAATTAACTTAGTCAAATCCTGCAAGAAGGCTGCAGCATGGGCACCGTAAATAATCCGGTGATCTGAGGTAATATTTACCTGCATTTGTTGGCGCACACCAAACAAACCATCGGCTGTTGCTACTACTTGCGGACGAGATGCCCCGATCGCTAAAATTGAACCTTGTCCTGGTGGTAAAATCGCGTCAAATTTATCTACACCAAACATCCCCAAGTTAGACAGGGTAAAAGTACCGCTGTTGTACTCATCAGGTTGTAGTTGTTTTGTTCTAGCTCTTTCTACCAAAGATTTCCAAGTGCGTGATAGAGAATAAATATCTACTAAATCTGCATTCTTTAACACCGGTGTAATCAATCCGCCATCATCCATAGCCACAGCCACGGCAATATTAATGTCAGAATGATACACAATTCCTTGGTCAGAGTAGCTAGCATTTACCAGTGGGTGTTTTTGTAACGTTACCGCCACAGCTTTAGCCAGCAGAGCCGTCATCGTTACCCCTTTCGACTTAATTTGCTTGTAAAGCTTGTCTAAGCCATCAGTACTAATCGTATAAGCCACACGGAAAACCGGCACCGACAGACTAGCTACCATACCCCGTACTACCGCATTTTGGAAGGTAGTTAGGGGAACTATTTGACCAGGTATGGCGCTGCTAGCCACTGGGGTAGGCGGGGGTGCTGGTGTCTGGGGGGGTGGGGGTGTAATTGGGGTAGGCGCGGCTATCAATGGGAGTGGTGGAACTGGTTTAGCGGTGGGTTGCTTACCTTGATTGGCTGCTACTTCCACATCATCGGCGACAATGCGACCGTAGGGACCACTACCTTTAAGTGTATTTAAATCAACTTTTAATTCTTTGGCTAACTTACGAGCTCTGGGTGAAACCACAACTCTACCTTCGCGGTGATTAGACCCGTTTTGAGAAGCTGTGGTAGATGTTGAGACCGCAGCGGCTTCAGCGATTGGTTCGGGAGAGACTGTAGCAGAGACCGCAGAACCACCAGAATTAGCCAGAGATTTCGCAGTTTCGATTTCGGCTTCTGTTTCTGCAATGTAAGCGATCGCCGCACCTACAGGCGCACTTTCACCAGATTCCACTAAAATTTGGGCCAGATATCCCTCATAGAATGTCTCCACATCCATATCAGCCTTATCTGACTCGACAACCACCACTGTTTCGCCTTTTTCCACTTTATCGCCTGGCGATTTCACCCAGGAGACGATTTTACCTTCAGTCATGGTGGAACTCAGCGCCGGCATAAATACTTCGCGAATGCTCATAGGGTGGTTTGAGAATCAATAAATAATTTATGGATTTTAACACTAACAGCTTTTGCCCGGTTGAATTGTATCAAGGCTTAGGAGTTTTTGGGAATAAACCAAACTATAATTCTCTGGGTATCATGATAGGGCTAGTCTAAAATCAATGTTACCTAACGATTATTGCCAAATGACTTGGCTGGCTGTAACTAGTGCTAATGACTTGGTGGGGTTGTTCCAATTCCCTTTTATGCAACGTGCGATCGCCGGTGCTGTGTTGATGGGAATCTTGGGTGGGATGTTAGGTAGTTTTGTCACCTTGCGCCAACTATCTTTTTTCAGCCATGCTGTGGGTCATGCAGCATTAGTAGGCGTGGCCTTAGGTGTGCTGCTACAGTTAAATCCTACTTGGATGCTTTTGCCTTTTACTTTAGTTTTTGGCGTTATTGTCATCTATTTTATCGATAAAACCGATTTAGGTAGCGATAGTGTTCTGAGTATAGTTCTCTCAGGTGCATTAGCGATCGGCGTCATTCTCACCAGCTTCATTCAAGGATTTCGCGGTAACTTGATGGGGGTTCTGTTCGGGGATATTCTCGCGATTGATGCTACAGAT
The Gloeotrichia echinulata CP02 DNA segment above includes these coding regions:
- a CDS encoding RtcB family protein, whose translation is MGCFTGDTLIPLVDGKSYPIKDLAQSSQEFIVYACTPTGKIVAAKATAKLTRKNASLVKVILDNGEEITCTPDHQFMLRDGTYKEAQLLQFGTSLMPFYSKIDKDGYTLINQPYSGRWHKAHWIIARSGLLGKIPKFEGQNTVIHHRNFHGSDNRPENLEFMGNSDHSAYHRSLVEYNQHWQSPEFEEKRLTAIAQKAKTPEGYQYYAERGTKNILQYMQQQPEHFKNAVAGNGNRGKQYLVEYNTSEKGRAKSKEIANRYYTCEICGAEIKTPIGLHNHRRKEHQCNHKVVAVITLNYTENVYCLTVPEYHNFALKAGVFVHNCGMSAIKTPFTAEQLEGKLKKIRLDIEAAIPTGFNENKDVEKTVTNWQRWADFSDLHRGVQDLQGKAMKQMGSLGGGNHFIEVCIDTENQVWLMLHSGSRNIGNNLAQCHIHTAKELAKMAGNHLPDPDLAYFVAGTPEFQAYWHDLQWAQDYARVNRDVMMARFKRIVEKHLAGGKAAKPLLQVNCHHNYAEKEVHFGENVYVTRKGAVRAEIEDYGIIPGSMGAKSFIVKGKGNADSFCSCSHGAGRLLSRNKAKNVYTLDDLIEQTKGVECRKDEGVLDEIPGAYKPIEEVINQQTDLVELVATLKQVVCVKG
- a CDS encoding patatin-like phospholipase family protein; translated protein: MPYKYKVLSIDGGGIRGIIPAIILAEIEKRTQKPICQLFDLIAGTSTGGILAAGLTKPHPNDQNQPHYKAEELIDVYRKNGHRIFFESWTNRLISVDDIVRAKYSSKGRDEVLTEFFQDALISEALTELFIPSYDINLRMPIFFTNNVRKQKLGENFRKVCEGYTMKQAAMATSAAPTFFKPYKVNTIDQTAHGYYTLIDGSVFANNPTTLAIMEAIIHAQKPDPQTPDKQPLSFNDILVVSLGTGSLTRKYNYEQAANWGLIQWVEPLVNITLDGNSESVACQLEQLLPKVDGFPKQYYRFQGQLMTAKDDMDDASPENIKQLIKLATQIIQQRNSDLNQLCEQLLQKQEQEEQQKDSRLVS
- a CDS encoding dihydrolipoamide acetyltransferase family protein; protein product: MSIREVFMPALSSTMTEGKIVSWVKSPGDKVEKGETVVVVESDKADMDVETFYEGYLAQILVESGESAPVGAAIAYIAETEAEIETAKSLANSGGSAVSATVSPEPIAEAAAVSTSTTASQNGSNHREGRVVVSPRARKLAKELKVDLNTLKGSGPYGRIVADDVEVAANQGKQPTAKPVPPLPLIAAPTPITPPPPQTPAPPPTPVASSAIPGQIVPLTTFQNAVVRGMVASLSVPVFRVAYTISTDGLDKLYKQIKSKGVTMTALLAKAVAVTLQKHPLVNASYSDQGIVYHSDINIAVAVAMDDGGLITPVLKNADLVDIYSLSRTWKSLVERARTKQLQPDEYNSGTFTLSNLGMFGVDKFDAILPPGQGSILAIGASRPQVVATADGLFGVRQQMQVNITSDHRIIYGAHAAAFLQDLTKLIETNPQSLTL
- a CDS encoding metal ABC transporter permease; the protein is MLPNDYCQMTWLAVTSANDLVGLFQFPFMQRAIAGAVLMGILGGMLGSFVTLRQLSFFSHAVGHAALVGVALGVLLQLNPTWMLLPFTLVFGVIVIYFIDKTDLGSDSVLSIVLSGALAIGVILTSFIQGFRGNLMGVLFGDILAIDATDLILTLLVLVGGSIFLLSTLRQQILLTLNPDVAQVQGIPVQLYRYGFVVLLSLAVAVAIKAVGVLLVNAFLVIPASTAKLMSHQFNQFLLMSVIVGASSSVAGMMVSGIFNLASGPSIVLVQFLVFVAVFIWVKLTMKAA